The following coding sequences are from one Arthrobacter crystallopoietes window:
- a CDS encoding Nif3-like dinuclear metal center hexameric protein yields the protein MNDDDQPETTQDAEDTSSEPAPDAGGTPILGDVLLAIEELWPESLSEPWDAVGPVVGRASAEVKRILFAVDPTADVIAEALAWDADLLVTHHPLLLKPVNSVATSHFKGDAIHRLIEGGCALVTVHTNGDSAVGGVSDVLADAMGLRDVRPLAAAENGLPEEGIGRVGELADGTTLGEFAATVFSMLPAVAGGVKVAGDKDGIVRTVAVCGGAGDSLFDAVRAARADVYVTADLRHHPASEAREGAVDGRPYLIDVSHFGSEWLWLTPAADALDNVLTDQGYNVEVSVSGINTDPWDFILTPGS from the coding sequence ATGAACGACGACGATCAGCCCGAGACCACGCAGGACGCCGAAGACACGTCCAGCGAACCTGCGCCGGACGCAGGTGGCACCCCTATTCTTGGCGACGTGCTGCTGGCCATCGAAGAGCTGTGGCCCGAATCCCTGTCCGAGCCGTGGGATGCGGTTGGCCCCGTGGTGGGCAGGGCTTCGGCGGAGGTGAAACGGATCCTTTTCGCGGTGGATCCCACGGCGGACGTGATCGCCGAAGCACTGGCCTGGGACGCGGACCTGCTGGTCACCCACCACCCGCTGCTGCTCAAGCCGGTGAACTCGGTGGCGACCTCGCACTTTAAAGGTGACGCAATCCACCGCCTGATCGAGGGCGGCTGTGCATTGGTGACCGTGCACACCAATGGAGACAGCGCCGTGGGCGGGGTTTCCGATGTCCTGGCCGACGCCATGGGCCTCCGCGATGTCCGGCCGCTGGCCGCTGCCGAAAACGGCCTCCCCGAGGAAGGCATCGGGCGGGTCGGGGAACTGGCAGACGGGACGACGCTCGGCGAATTCGCCGCCACTGTGTTCAGCATGCTGCCGGCTGTGGCCGGGGGAGTAAAAGTGGCAGGAGACAAGGACGGAATTGTCCGTACCGTGGCGGTGTGCGGCGGCGCCGGTGACTCACTCTTCGACGCCGTCCGGGCAGCCCGGGCGGATGTCTATGTCACCGCCGACCTGCGACACCACCCGGCGTCGGAAGCCCGTGAGGGTGCGGTTGACGGGCGGCCTTACCTGATCGATGTCTCGCATTTCGGCAGCGAGTGGCTGTGGCTCACGCCGGCGGCCGATGCACTGGACAACGTGCTCACGGACCAGGGGTACAACGTTGAGGTGAGCGTCAGCGGAATCAACACCGATCCGTGGGATTTCATCCTGACGCCCGGATCCTGA
- the msrA gene encoding peptide-methionine (S)-S-oxide reductase MsrA, with amino-acid sequence MKTFVLGGGCFWCLDAVYQKTRGVTEVVSGYTGGHTQNPFYEAVCSGTTGHAEVVAVTFDETVVPEDVILDMFFVSHDPTTLNRQGYDVGTQYRSVMYYADQEQKQAFEAAIERAQPLWDNPIVTEVSELPAFHTAEEYHQDFYAKHPEQGYCRVIIDPKLAKARKYYAQWLAA; translated from the coding sequence ATGAAGACTTTTGTTTTGGGCGGCGGCTGCTTCTGGTGTCTGGACGCGGTGTACCAGAAGACGCGCGGAGTGACCGAGGTGGTTTCCGGCTACACCGGCGGCCACACGCAGAACCCCTTCTATGAAGCGGTATGTTCCGGCACCACAGGGCACGCGGAAGTTGTGGCGGTGACCTTCGACGAGACGGTGGTGCCCGAAGACGTCATTCTGGACATGTTCTTTGTCTCCCACGATCCGACCACCCTGAACCGCCAGGGTTACGACGTCGGCACCCAGTACCGTTCGGTCATGTACTACGCGGACCAGGAGCAGAAGCAGGCGTTCGAAGCGGCGATCGAGCGCGCCCAGCCGCTGTGGGACAACCCGATTGTCACCGAGGTGTCCGAGCTGCCGGCGTTCCACACAGCCGAGGAATACCACCAGGATTTTTACGCCAAGCATCCCGAACAGGGGTATTGCCGCGTCATAATCGACCCGAAGCTGGCCAAAGCCAGAAAATATTACGCCCAGTGGCTGGCGGCTTAG